The following proteins are encoded in a genomic region of Helicobacter macacae MIT 99-5501:
- a CDS encoding F0F1 ATP synthase subunit B family protein has protein sequence MNAMKWIAKIAFLFGALHSTSCASGAVDISQTDFTVRIINFAIFVAIVWYFVVPYLKDILNNRKASIAKRFEEVQEKMKSAKKSKEQAKKQLEEAKKRVEEIIAFAKQESGNIAKRYDELYKSDAENLIKGSQTIMEFEERKMREEIVQAVLKELFNGKAGDISSDEYVRILQSKVA, from the coding sequence ATGAATGCGATGAAGTGGATAGCTAAGATTGCGTTTTTGTTTGGTGCGCTACATAGCACATCTTGCGCTTCTGGAGCGGTAGATATTTCACAGACTGATTTTACCGTGCGCATTATAAACTTTGCGATTTTTGTGGCGATTGTGTGGTATTTTGTCGTGCCATATTTAAAAGACATTTTAAACAATCGCAAGGCTTCTATTGCAAAGAGATTTGAGGAAGTCCAAGAAAAAATGAAATCTGCCAAAAAGTCCAAAGAGCAGGCAAAAAAACAGCTAGAGGAGGCAAAGAAAAGAGTCGAAGAAATCATCGCTTTTGCCAAGCAAGAGTCGGGCAATATCGCAAAGCGGTATGATGAGCTGTATAAAAGCGATGCGGAAAATCTCATCAAAGGTAGCCAAACGATTATGGAATTTGAGGAGCGAAAGATGAGAGAGGAAATCGTCCAAGCTGTGCTAAAAGAGTTGTTTAATGGCAAGGCAGGGGACATTAGCAGTGATGAGTATGTGAGAATCCTACAAAGTAAGGTGGCGTAA
- a CDS encoding F0F1 ATP synthase subunit delta: MEEIIAKKYAQALIKTYDNATLKKLSDVLCSVCKAFELEKFRDIIHSPYVQKAKKRELLMSLLENQKEFENFIDLLIQNSRIEIMPFIADVLQKHLRSLQNQHKAVLYANKNLDSGTIDSIAKSLSNRLGAKLSIEQSQAKIDGIRLVVEDLGVEISFLKKKFFDDLQSHILKAI; the protein is encoded by the coding sequence ATGGAAGAGATTATCGCAAAAAAATACGCGCAAGCACTTATCAAAACCTATGATAATGCGACACTAAAAAAACTTAGCGATGTTTTGTGTAGTGTGTGCAAGGCGTTTGAGCTAGAGAAGTTTAGGGATATTATTCACTCTCCTTATGTGCAAAAAGCAAAGAAAAGAGAACTATTGATGTCTTTGCTAGAAAATCAAAAAGAGTTTGAGAATTTTATAGATTTGCTGATACAAAACAGTCGCATAGAGATTATGCCTTTTATCGCTGATGTTTTGCAAAAGCATTTGCGAAGTTTGCAAAATCAGCATAAGGCTGTTTTGTATGCAAATAAAAACCTTGATTCTGGCACGATTGATAGCATTGCTAAGAGCCTCTCAAACAGACTTGGCGCGAAACTTAGCATTGAGCAATCTCAAGCCAAAATCGATGGTATTCGGCTAGTAGTAGAGGATTTGGGAGTGGAGATTTCTTTCCTCAAAAAGAAATTCTTTGATGATTTGCAGTCCCATATTTTAAAGGCGATTTAG
- the atpA gene encoding F0F1 ATP synthase subunit alpha — MAQKLKSEEISSIIKEKISSFDINIDISETGKVIAYADGVAKVYGLKNVMSYEMVEFDTGDFGLASNLEEGSVGVVILGNGSKIKEGASVKRLNKLMKVPVGDAVVGRVINTIGEPIDGKGAIEASEYRFVEEKAPGIMDRKSVHEPLQTGLKAIDALVPIGRGQRELIIGDRQTGKTTVAIDTIINQKGQDVICIYVAIGQKESTVAQVVRKLEEHGAMEYTVIVNAPASSSAAMQYLAPYTGVTIGEYFRDNARHALIIYDDLSKHAVAYREMSLILRRPPGREAFPGDVFYIHSRLLERAAKLSDEKGAGSLTALPIIETQAGDVSAYIPTNVISITDGQIFLETDLFYSGVRPAINVGLSVSRVGGAAQIKATKQVAGTLRLDLAQYRELQAFSQFASDLDEVSRKQLERGQRMVEVLKQPPYSPLPIERQVVAIFAGAHGFLDDIPANKVGHFENDLYPFLEAKYPKIFEGIRSKKALDKDLEASLTKALEEYKLSFS, encoded by the coding sequence GTGGCACAGAAACTAAAATCTGAAGAAATTAGCTCAATAATCAAGGAAAAGATTAGTAGCTTTGATATAAATATCGACATATCCGAGACAGGTAAAGTCATCGCTTATGCCGACGGTGTGGCAAAAGTCTATGGGCTTAAGAATGTAATGTCCTATGAAATGGTGGAATTTGACACGGGCGATTTTGGCTTGGCGTCAAACCTTGAGGAAGGTAGCGTTGGTGTTGTTATCTTGGGTAATGGTAGTAAAATCAAAGAGGGTGCTTCCGTAAAAAGACTAAATAAACTTATGAAAGTTCCCGTTGGTGATGCTGTTGTCGGGCGTGTTATCAACACTATTGGCGAGCCAATCGATGGTAAAGGTGCTATTGAAGCAAGCGAATATCGTTTCGTTGAGGAAAAAGCACCGGGTATTATGGATAGGAAGTCTGTCCACGAGCCATTGCAAACAGGGCTAAAGGCTATTGACGCACTTGTGCCTATCGGACGAGGACAGCGTGAGCTTATCATCGGCGATAGACAGACAGGGAAGACAACCGTTGCGATAGATACGATTATCAACCAAAAAGGGCAAGATGTCATCTGTATCTATGTGGCTATCGGGCAAAAAGAATCCACTGTTGCCCAAGTGGTGCGCAAGCTTGAAGAGCACGGAGCTATGGAATACACAGTAATCGTAAATGCTCCTGCTTCCTCATCTGCCGCTATGCAGTATCTTGCTCCATACACAGGCGTAACTATCGGCGAATACTTTAGAGACAATGCACGACACGCGCTTATCATATACGATGATTTGAGTAAGCACGCGGTGGCTTATAGAGAGATGAGCTTGATCTTGCGTAGACCTCCGGGTCGTGAGGCTTTCCCCGGTGATGTATTCTATATTCACTCTCGTTTGCTAGAGCGAGCTGCAAAACTTTCTGATGAAAAAGGTGCTGGCTCGCTTACCGCACTTCCTATCATCGAAACTCAAGCGGGCGATGTCTCCGCATATATTCCTACCAATGTTATTTCTATCACTGATGGGCAGATTTTCTTGGAAACAGATTTGTTCTACTCTGGTGTTCGCCCTGCGATAAATGTGGGACTTTCTGTATCTCGTGTGGGTGGTGCAGCTCAAATCAAAGCCACGAAACAAGTTGCTGGGACATTGCGGCTTGACTTGGCGCAATATAGAGAACTTCAAGCGTTTTCACAATTTGCCTCCGACCTTGATGAAGTCAGCCGAAAGCAACTAGAGCGAGGACAAAGAATGGTGGAAGTTCTAAAACAGCCTCCTTATTCGCCATTGCCTATTGAGCGACAAGTGGTTGCTATTTTTGCTGGAGCGCACGGATTTTTAGATGATATTCCTGCAAATAAAGTAGGGCATTTTGAAAACGATTTGTATCCATTCTTGGAAGCAAAATATCCTAAGATTTTTGAGGGAATTCGTAGCAAAAAAGCATTGGATAAAGACTTAGAGGCAAGTCTCACAAAGGCGTTAGAAGAATACAAGCTAAGTTTTAGCTAG
- the atpG gene encoding ATP synthase F1 subunit gamma: MGNNLKEIRTKISSVKSTQKTTRAMKLVSTSKLKKAEEMAKRSRAFHDRLNEVFEDVISKMKVRGLENINSRFFINLKNKEVKKVDIVFITADKGLCGGFNAATIKEVLRLIADFKSKGIKVRLRGVGKKGIAYFTFNEIEILDKVTGLSSSPDFERASEFIMQVTKDYLDGLTDEVILVHNGFKNKISQELKVKSILPLGYKLEQVIEEISEDTTPQESITIEPDDDEDAVLDQAAQKYIEYNMYYALIDSLAAEHSARMQAMDTATENAGELVRELTISYNKARQESITTELVEINAGAESMK; encoded by the coding sequence ATGGGAAATAATCTAAAAGAGATTAGGACAAAAATCAGCAGTGTCAAAAGCACCCAAAAGACAACACGAGCGATGAAACTTGTCTCCACCTCAAAACTCAAAAAAGCCGAAGAGATGGCGAAGCGTTCGAGAGCTTTCCACGATAGGTTAAATGAAGTTTTTGAAGATGTCATCTCAAAGATGAAAGTGCGCGGACTAGAAAACATCAATAGTCGTTTTTTTATCAACCTAAAAAACAAAGAAGTAAAAAAGGTTGATATTGTGTTTATTACCGCTGATAAGGGACTTTGTGGTGGGTTTAATGCAGCCACTATCAAAGAGGTGCTAAGACTGATTGCGGATTTTAAGTCAAAGGGTATTAAGGTAAGGCTTCGCGGTGTTGGCAAAAAAGGCATAGCGTATTTTACTTTTAATGAGATTGAGATTTTGGATAAGGTTACAGGGCTTAGTTCTTCGCCTGATTTTGAGAGAGCTAGTGAATTTATTATGCAGGTAACCAAAGATTATTTAGACGGCTTGACCGATGAAGTGATTTTGGTGCATAATGGATTTAAAAACAAAATCTCTCAAGAGCTAAAAGTCAAAAGTATCCTGCCGCTAGGCTATAAGCTAGAGCAAGTCATAGAGGAAATAAGTGAGGATACTACTCCGCAAGAATCCATAACCATTGAACCAGATGATGATGAGGACGCAGTGCTAGACCAAGCAGCTCAGAAGTATATTGAGTATAATATGTATTACGCGCTGATTGATTCTCTAGCAGCAGAGCATAGTGCGCGTATGCAGGCTATGGACACAGCTACTGAAAATGCAGGCGAGCTAGTGAGAGAGCTTACTATCTCTTATAACAAAGCGCGACAAGAGTCGATTACTACCGAGCTAGTAGAAATCAACGCAGGCGCGGAATCTATGAAATAA
- the atpD gene encoding F0F1 ATP synthase subunit beta produces the protein MESKEGKIVQVIGPVVDVDFESYLPFINEALDIVYDFDGKKKNLVLEVAAHLGDNRVRAIAMDMTEGLTRGQVVMARGEMISVPVGEAVLGRIFNVIGEVVDGGAPVKSDLRWAIHREAPKFEEQSTKTEIFETGIKVVDLLAPYSKGGKVGLFGGAGVGKTVVIMELIHNVAYKHSGYSVFAGVGERTREGNDLYHEMKEGGVIDKVALCYGQMNEPPGARNRIAFAGLTMAEYFRDEKGLDVLMFIDNIFRYAQSGSEMSALLGRIPSAVGYQPTLASEMGKLQERITSTKKGSITSVQAVYVPADDLTDPAPASVFSHLDARTVLNRKIAEKGIYPAVDPLDSSSRMLDPQIVGEEHYQIATGIQQILQKYKDLQDIIAILGMDELSEEDKKVVERARKIEKFLSQPFFVAEVFTGSAGKYVALEDTLEGFKGILEGKYDHIPENAFYMVGNIQEAVQKAESMKKA, from the coding sequence ATGGAATCAAAAGAAGGAAAAATCGTCCAAGTCATAGGACCAGTTGTAGATGTGGATTTTGAGTCGTATCTGCCCTTTATCAATGAAGCACTAGATATTGTGTATGATTTTGATGGCAAAAAGAAAAATCTAGTCTTAGAGGTGGCAGCTCACCTAGGCGATAATCGTGTGCGTGCAATCGCTATGGATATGACAGAGGGGCTTACTCGCGGACAGGTTGTTATGGCAAGAGGCGAGATGATAAGCGTGCCTGTGGGCGAAGCTGTGCTAGGCAGAATCTTTAATGTTATAGGTGAAGTTGTCGATGGCGGTGCGCCTGTAAAAAGTGATTTGCGATGGGCTATCCATAGAGAAGCACCAAAGTTTGAGGAGCAAAGCACAAAGACAGAGATTTTTGAAACAGGGATTAAAGTCGTTGATTTGCTTGCACCATACTCAAAAGGTGGTAAGGTAGGATTGTTTGGTGGTGCGGGCGTTGGCAAGACGGTTGTTATTATGGAGCTTATCCACAATGTTGCTTATAAACACAGCGGATATTCTGTGTTTGCAGGTGTGGGCGAGCGCACAAGAGAAGGAAATGACCTTTATCACGAAATGAAAGAAGGTGGAGTAATAGACAAAGTCGCTCTTTGCTATGGGCAGATGAATGAACCACCGGGAGCGAGAAACAGAATTGCGTTTGCAGGGTTAACTATGGCGGAGTATTTCCGTGATGAGAAAGGGCTAGATGTGCTTATGTTTATTGACAATATTTTCCGCTATGCGCAATCGGGTTCTGAAATGTCTGCCTTGCTAGGTAGAATCCCATCAGCTGTGGGCTATCAGCCAACTTTGGCAAGTGAGATGGGCAAGCTCCAAGAGAGAATCACTTCTACTAAAAAAGGCTCTATCACTTCTGTCCAAGCGGTGTATGTGCCAGCTGATGACTTGACTGACCCTGCGCCTGCGAGTGTGTTTTCACACCTTGATGCACGAACCGTGCTAAACCGAAAAATCGCAGAAAAAGGAATCTATCCTGCGGTAGACCCACTTGATTCATCATCTCGTATGCTTGACCCACAAATCGTTGGCGAAGAGCATTATCAAATCGCCACAGGTATTCAGCAGATTTTGCAAAAATATAAAGACTTGCAAGACATTATCGCCATACTTGGTATGGACGAGCTATCCGAAGAGGACAAAAAAGTTGTTGAACGCGCTAGAAAGATTGAGAAATTTTTATCACAGCCTTTCTTTGTCGCAGAAGTGTTTACAGGAAGTGCGGGCAAATATGTCGCACTAGAGGATACACTTGAGGGATTTAAGGGAATCTTAGAGGGCAAATACGACCATATCCCTGAAAATGCTTTCTATATGGTAGGAAATATACAAGAAGCAGTCCAAAAAGCAGAGAGTATGAAAAAAGCATAA
- the atpC gene encoding ATP synthase F1 subunit epsilon: MEKINLSIVTPYGEIFAGEVDSITMPGVEGEFGVFYGHSNLLSLLKAGVIEIISDGKHELVAIDWGYADVSATRVSVIANGAVAVGGDDEGAISEGIDNARKLLEEASDDRVAISSVVSRIEQVVKSGI; the protein is encoded by the coding sequence ATGGAAAAAATAAATCTAAGCATTGTAACGCCTTATGGTGAGATATTTGCTGGCGAAGTGGATTCTATCACTATGCCCGGGGTTGAGGGGGAGTTTGGCGTGTTTTATGGGCATAGCAATCTTTTGTCATTGCTAAAAGCAGGCGTGATAGAGATTATTAGTGACGGAAAGCACGAACTTGTAGCGATTGATTGGGGCTATGCAGATGTAAGCGCGACAAGAGTGAGTGTCATCGCAAATGGTGCGGTGGCAGTCGGTGGCGATGATGAGGGTGCTATCTCTGAGGGCATTGATAATGCTAGAAAACTTCTTGAGGAAGCTAGCGATGATAGAGTGGCTATTTCGTCAGTTGTCTCTCGTATAGAGCAAGTTGTAAAAAGCGGAATCTAG
- a CDS encoding MotA/TolQ/ExbB proton channel family protein: MSSLFIFFEESSPITLFTLVWLSFYFVITLWIFFYKYFSISSMCKDEQESLDAILQGQQRFPKDALFFNTEHGLKPGIFSIWKSKTIKEASTGLSFLSIIASTSPFIGLFGTVVEILDAFGRLGSTGQISFDVIAPVISKALIATAAGILTAIPAYTFFLSLKRKVYDLGVYVQMQIDYIVVPHSFR; encoded by the coding sequence ATGAGTTCGCTGTTTATATTTTTTGAGGAGTCTAGTCCTATCACGCTTTTTACACTTGTATGGTTGTCATTTTATTTTGTTATTACTCTGTGGATTTTTTTCTACAAATACTTTTCTATATCTAGTATGTGCAAAGACGAGCAAGAATCGCTAGATGCGATTTTGCAAGGGCAGCAAAGATTCCCAAAGGACGCACTATTTTTTAATACCGAGCACGGACTTAAGCCTGGTATTTTTTCTATTTGGAAAAGTAAGACTATCAAAGAAGCAAGCACAGGACTTTCGTTTTTAAGCATAATTGCTTCTACTTCTCCATTTATAGGGCTGTTTGGCACGGTGGTTGAGATTTTGGACGCGTTTGGGAGGCTTGGTAGCACAGGACAGATTTCTTTTGATGTGATAGCTCCTGTCATATCAAAGGCACTTATCGCTACGGCTGCGGGGATTCTCACAGCGATTCCAGCATATACATTTTTTTTAAGCCTTAAGCGCAAGGTGTATGATTTGGGTGTGTATGTGCAGATGCAAATAGACTATATCGTTGTTCCACATAGTTTTAGATAG
- a CDS encoding biopolymer transporter ExbD: MDENFLWEDKPELNITPLVDIMLVLLAILMVTTPTIVYQEDITLPKGTKTNKRALDNTLEIRIDKDKKVYIKNNSYEYKAFPDSFNLLAKQYDKKETPVFIRGDERLNYETIMFILKSVKEAGFQKISLVTSG, encoded by the coding sequence ATGGATGAGAATTTTTTGTGGGAGGATAAGCCAGAGCTAAATATCACTCCTCTTGTGGATATTATGCTTGTGCTACTTGCCATTCTTATGGTAACTACACCTACGATTGTCTACCAAGAGGACATAACCCTACCAAAAGGGACAAAAACCAACAAACGCGCACTAGATAATACTTTGGAAATCCGCATAGACAAAGACAAAAAAGTCTATATCAAAAATAACTCTTATGAATACAAGGCATTCCCTGATAGCTTCAATCTCCTAGCAAAGCAGTATGACAAAAAAGAAACACCTGTTTTTATACGCGGTGATGAACGACTAAACTATGAAACTATAATGTTTATCTTAAAATCCGTAAAAGAAGCAGGATTTCAAAAAATCTCCCTTGTAACAAGCGGGTAG
- a CDS encoding TonB C-terminal domain-containing protein encodes MLQKSEIPFIYSGISAFLVYFFVLFLLLFNFTPLFKTKYIPRTSTILEQSIAISISEPKKPKQKQDKKNAGTPVEGMGIKEMFSNIADAQIMPPVENTDDRSQVAKNTQDKTEKNALQALQEEIEKIRDEIKAMDNKQIEAQSQTISPDFADGKYDEWYGEIYDIIYRKWNPGFYQSYQGAIVTTLVQISPSGGFSYRIVRLSKFDGLNEGVIELLDSFKNESFPPHPEGKSVQIDMNFRIDSQ; translated from the coding sequence ATGCTTCAAAAAAGTGAGATTCCATTCATTTATAGTGGCATTAGTGCTTTTTTGGTGTATTTTTTTGTGCTTTTTTTACTGCTTTTTAACTTCACACCGCTTTTTAAAACCAAATACATTCCACGCACAAGCACGATTTTGGAGCAGTCTATTGCTATTAGCATTAGCGAGCCCAAAAAACCTAAACAAAAGCAAGACAAAAAAAATGCAGGCACACCTGTGGAGGGTATGGGGATAAAAGAAATGTTTTCTAATATCGCCGATGCGCAGATAATGCCACCTGTGGAAAATACTGATGACAGAAGTCAGGTAGCAAAAAACACTCAAGACAAAACTGAAAAAAATGCCCTCCAAGCTCTCCAAGAAGAAATCGAAAAAATACGCGATGAAATAAAAGCTATGGACAATAAACAAATAGAAGCGCAATCCCAAACGATTTCACCAGATTTTGCTGATGGCAAGTATGACGAATGGTATGGCGAGATTTATGATATAATCTATCGAAAATGGAATCCGGGGTTTTATCAATCCTATCAAGGCGCGATAGTTACGACACTTGTGCAGATTAGCCCAAGTGGTGGGTTTAGTTATCGCATTGTGAGATTGTCTAAGTTTGATGGACTAAATGAGGGCGTGATTGAACTATTAGATTCTTTTAAAAATGAGAGTTTTCCTCCACACCCAGAGGGGAAATCCGTGCAGATTGATATGAATTTTCGCATAGATTCTCAATAG